Proteins encoded in a region of the Sphingomonas sp. OV641 genome:
- a CDS encoding Hpt domain-containing protein gives MAIDPGAIHAALAAAVGDDPALIAELRAAFVESARRGLVAIEGARDEEAWRAAAWRLKGLAASFGAVRLVALATEATRRPVGDPAMIRRLRQAVARL, from the coding sequence ATGGCGATCGATCCGGGAGCAATCCACGCCGCATTGGCGGCCGCGGTGGGGGATGACCCGGCACTGATTGCGGAGCTGCGCGCGGCATTCGTGGAAAGCGCGCGGCGCGGGCTGGTCGCCATCGAAGGCGCCCGGGATGAGGAGGCTTGGCGCGCCGCGGCGTGGCGGCTGAAGGGGCTCGCCGCCAGCTTCGGCGCCGTCCGGCTCGTGGCCCTGGCGACGGAGGCGACGCGCCGCCCGGTCGGCGATCCCGCCATGATCCGGCGCTTGCGACAGGCGGTCGCGCGTCTGTAA
- a CDS encoding DUF2336 domain-containing protein: MSVDHSGTSEVNKSDSAPLFARAAAAASRAEVRLAGVIDDYFRSEEDRLDDRTRTATAAMLRATVQTIAQDLSARASDHLGDHLGRFCTTTPPRDVGAAALVHRLRESGLLRDRALMAELFAQVRQDHLSAALLARGAAGATPWLHDLAGSPDRALAGAARAYLDAESLRRSGRVADLPDMLRERLIWWVAAALRERWAVAAPSRTAVDRAITKAAQRSMSAQNDQDRSDVAADRLAAALGRAPAALPDHLIRALEEGHLLLFITLLSQALALDDREVRALVLDVHGEGLWLALRAADLDRVAIARIGLLLADADPRRDIETLADMLDAIAQVAPDEAMDSLALLALPAEFRSAVRALDNAVMR; encoded by the coding sequence ATGTCGGTCGATCACAGCGGCACCTCGGAGGTCAACAAGTCGGATTCGGCGCCGCTTTTCGCGCGTGCCGCGGCCGCCGCGTCGCGCGCCGAGGTTCGCCTGGCGGGGGTCATAGATGATTACTTCCGTTCGGAGGAAGACCGGCTGGATGATCGAACCCGCACCGCCACGGCGGCGATGCTGCGCGCCACGGTTCAGACTATCGCGCAGGATCTTTCCGCCCGTGCATCGGATCATCTGGGCGATCATCTTGGCCGGTTCTGCACCACCACGCCGCCACGCGATGTGGGGGCAGCGGCGCTGGTTCACCGTTTGCGCGAGTCAGGATTGCTGCGCGATCGCGCATTGATGGCGGAACTGTTCGCCCAAGTGCGTCAGGATCACCTGAGTGCGGCCCTGCTCGCCCGCGGCGCCGCGGGTGCGACGCCTTGGCTGCACGACCTTGCCGGCAGTCCGGATCGGGCGCTCGCCGGCGCTGCCCGCGCTTATCTCGATGCGGAAAGCCTCCGGCGTTCCGGGCGGGTGGCGGATCTGCCGGACATGCTCCGTGAACGGCTCATCTGGTGGGTGGCGGCCGCGCTTCGGGAACGCTGGGCGGTCGCTGCGCCGTCCCGCACCGCCGTTGATCGTGCCATCACCAAGGCGGCGCAACGCAGCATGTCGGCGCAGAATGATCAGGACCGCTCCGATGTGGCGGCCGACCGGCTGGCCGCGGCGCTTGGCCGCGCGCCTGCCGCGCTGCCGGATCATCTGATCCGGGCACTGGAGGAGGGGCATCTCCTGCTCTTCATCACCCTCCTGTCACAGGCGCTGGCGCTTGATGATCGGGAAGTGCGGGCGCTGGTGCTTGATGTGCATGGGGAGGGGCTCTGGCTCGCCCTGCGTGCTGCGGACCTCGATCGGGTTGCGATTGCGCGGATCGGTCTCTTATTGGCGGATGCCGACCCGCGCCGCGACATCGAAACATTGGCCGATATGCTTGATGCGATCGCTCAGGTCGCGCCGGATGAGGCGATGGACAGCCTGGCGCTGCTCGCCCTGCCGGCCGAATTCCGGTCCGCGGTACGGGCGCTGGACAATGCGGTGATGCGGTGA